A region of the Atribacteraceae bacterium genome:
GTAGTATAGGCTCCAATAGCATAAAAAGCGGCATGTCCCAAGTCAAAGAGACCTACTTCTCCTAGCACAACGTTGAGGCTGAGTCCTAAAAGCCCGTAAATACCGACAAAAAAACCGACATCGATCCAGTAGTTGTTAATGAAGGGAAGAAAGGGGAAAATCACGAGACCCAGCACGGCGAGAAGCGGAAACGCCCAGGGATTGATCCTTTGGCGTGGTGTACCGTTGTCACCGGTTATAACCCTGTTGGGGCTGGAGGCGGCGTAGTTGATCCTGCGAACGAGTCTTTCGGTAGTTCCCATCTCCCCTCTCCTATACTTTCTCCGCCGTTTTTTCACCAATCAGGCCGGTAGGTCTGAAAATCAGGACCATGATCAACACCAGGAACGTGAAGCCATCCTTCCAGGCTCCTCCTCCCGGAAAATAGCCGGCAAACATGGTTTCCATAATTCCCAAAAGCAATCCTCCGATCATCGCCCCGGGAATGTTTCCGATTCCTCCCAGGATGGTGGCGGTGAAGGCTTTCAGACCATAATTCCATCCCATACTGAAAGTAATGGACCGGTAATACATTCCGTTCATCACCCCGGCCATGCCGCCCAGGGCCGGTCCCAAAGCGAAGGCGAAGAAGATCACCCGCCGGATATCGATTCCCAGAAGTGTCGCTGTCTCCCGATCAAGGGCCGAGGCTCGGACGGCAGCCCCAAAGGTGGTTCGTTCCACAATATAGTAGATGACCCCCATAACCAGGAACGTGAGAATAAGGATAAAGGCTTTAAGGAAGGTAATTCTGAGTCCTCCGATTTCGAAGAACGCGGTGGGAACCAGCGCACTAGGATACACCTGGAAACGCGGTCCCCATAGGGCCATGATTCCGTTCTGGATAAAGATGGACATCCCCAGGGCCGAAACTACCAAGGGCAGGCGGCCGGCCGGATACACCGGCCGGTAGGCCACCCGCTCCATCATGATACCAGCCAATCCGATCCCGGCAAAGGCGAAGGCCATCGCTGCGGCCATGCCCAACCAGGCGCCGGCACTGAGGGTTATCCACCCAGTCGCCCAGACCAGGAAGGTGTATCCGAGATAGCTCCCCAAGGTAAAAAGGTCGCCGTGGGCGAAATTGATCAACTTCATAACCCCGTAAACCATCGAATAGCCCAAAGCTACCAGGCCATAGAAGGAACCGACAGCCAAACCGTTTATCAGCTGTTCTACAAATATCCCCACGGCAACCCCCGGCTTCTTTCTCTTAAAAAACTACGGTCGGAAAAATTCGAGTTGGCCTTCGGCGTTATATGCGTACATGGCGTAAGGTATATCCT
Encoded here:
- a CDS encoding branched-chain amino acid ABC transporter permease, with amino-acid sequence MGIFVEQLINGLAVGSFYGLVALGYSMVYGVMKLINFAHGDLFTLGSYLGYTFLVWATGWITLSAGAWLGMAAAMAFAFAGIGLAGIMMERVAYRPVYPAGRLPLVVSALGMSIFIQNGIMALWGPRFQVYPSALVPTAFFEIGGLRITFLKAFILILTFLVMGVIYYIVERTTFGAAVRASALDRETATLLGIDIRRVIFFAFALGPALGGMAGVMNGMYYRSITFSMGWNYGLKAFTATILGGIGNIPGAMIGGLLLGIMETMFAGYFPGGGAWKDGFTFLVLIMVLIFRPTGLIGEKTAEKV